Proteins from a single region of Chromobacterium sp. ATCC 53434:
- a CDS encoding diguanylate cyclase, producing the protein MPHPRIAWPGSFRLRLAVLFGGLFLFSALLGALGLNRMLSDRMLQDQGETLHSLASNIAKAIGDNLHERHREVILLAQTPTYVRAPLDGPDLRQSLERTKRAYRYYAWIGVTDTSGKILSATGGMLEGQSAAKRPWFIHGQHAPFIGDIHQAVLLSKLMKSPSAGGEPLRFVDFASPIYDQAGKLRGVLATHALWDWVVETIRGRLPDNAGQAGLQAFIVDAGNNMLSPFEAVGRVKPPTPLALGQSFRLGPWPDGGDYLYSEAQIREQGLSWRVIIRQPRQQALATLNQLRAALMLLGLAASLLLMAAVYRLAAAFSRPLEQLAGIAERIGGGDENTGWTVRTGTQELRQLSEAMRNMTATLLTRKRELTDINASLERMVEERTEELREANVSLAHKAIRLEQLARSDALTGLYNRMAATEQLEREQQRFQRSGADYSVLMLDVDHFKRVNDGHGHEAGDQVLRHIAALLRESARANDFVARYGGEEFLLLLPGTGLDGAAMVAEKIRAAVESSTAPAVGRVTISAGVATVADSDAASDDVVRRADQALYRAKAGGRNRVEA; encoded by the coding sequence ATGCCGCATCCCCGCATCGCCTGGCCGGGCAGCTTCCGGCTCCGGCTGGCCGTCCTGTTCGGCGGGCTGTTTCTGTTCTCGGCCCTGCTGGGCGCGCTGGGCCTGAACCGGATGCTGTCCGACCGCATGCTGCAGGATCAGGGCGAGACGCTGCACAGTCTGGCCAGCAACATCGCCAAGGCGATAGGCGACAATCTGCACGAGCGCCACCGCGAAGTGATCCTGCTGGCGCAGACGCCGACCTATGTGCGCGCGCCGCTGGACGGCCCCGACCTGAGACAGAGCCTGGAGCGCACCAAGCGCGCCTACCGCTACTACGCCTGGATAGGCGTCACCGACACCAGCGGCAAGATACTCTCCGCCACCGGCGGCATGCTGGAAGGCCAAAGCGCCGCCAAGCGCCCCTGGTTCATCCATGGCCAGCATGCGCCGTTCATCGGCGACATCCACCAGGCGGTCCTGCTGTCCAAGCTGATGAAGTCGCCGTCGGCCGGCGGCGAGCCGCTGCGCTTCGTCGACTTCGCCTCGCCGATCTACGACCAGGCCGGCAAGCTGCGCGGCGTGCTGGCCACCCACGCGCTGTGGGACTGGGTCGTCGAGACGATACGCGGACGGCTGCCGGACAACGCGGGCCAGGCCGGCCTGCAGGCCTTCATCGTCGATGCCGGCAACAATATGCTGTCTCCGTTCGAGGCGGTGGGCCGGGTGAAGCCGCCGACGCCACTGGCCCTCGGCCAATCGTTCCGGCTGGGCCCCTGGCCCGACGGCGGCGACTATCTGTACAGCGAGGCGCAGATCCGGGAGCAGGGTCTGAGCTGGCGCGTGATCATCCGCCAGCCGCGGCAGCAGGCGCTGGCGACGCTGAACCAGCTGCGCGCCGCGCTGATGTTGCTGGGACTGGCCGCCTCGCTGCTGCTGATGGCCGCGGTCTACCGGCTGGCCGCCGCCTTCAGCCGTCCGCTGGAACAACTGGCCGGCATCGCCGAACGGATAGGCGGCGGCGACGAGAACACCGGCTGGACGGTGCGCACCGGCACGCAGGAATTGCGCCAGCTGTCCGAGGCGATGCGAAACATGACCGCCACGCTGCTGACCCGCAAGCGGGAGCTGACCGACATCAACGCCAGCCTGGAACGGATGGTGGAGGAGCGCACCGAGGAATTGCGCGAGGCCAATGTCTCGCTGGCGCACAAGGCCATCCGGCTGGAACAGCTGGCGCGCAGCGACGCGCTGACCGGTCTGTACAACCGGATGGCGGCCACCGAACAGCTGGAACGGGAGCAGCAGCGCTTCCAGCGCAGCGGCGCCGACTACTCGGTGCTGATGCTGGACGTCGACCACTTCAAGCGCGTCAACGACGGCCACGGCCACGAAGCCGGCGACCAGGTCTTGCGGCATATCGCCGCGCTGCTGCGGGAGTCGGCGCGCGCCAACGATTTCGTCGCCCGCTACGGCGGAGAGGAGTTTCTGCTGCTATTGCCCGGAACCGGCCTGGACGGCGCGGCCATGGTCGCCGAGAAGATACGCGCCGCCGTCGAGTCGTCGACGGCGCCGGCCGTCGGCCGGGTGACGATCAGCGCCGGCGTGGCCACCGTCGCCGACAGCGACGCCGCGTCCGACGATGTGGTCCGGCGCGCCGACCAGGCGCTGTACCGGGCCAAGGCCGGCGGCCGCAACCGGGTCGAGGCATAG